In Gossypium arboreum isolate Shixiya-1 chromosome 3, ASM2569848v2, whole genome shotgun sequence, the sequence TGCTTCGTTGACGGTTATATTCCTTCCATCGAGACTCCGACCGTTCATTCCTTCAATAGCATCTCTCATCGATTTCTCATCACGGAAAGTAACGAAGCCAAAGCCTCTGGATCTTCCAGTCTCACGATCGTTAATGATCTGGaaaaaaaatcaacaaaatctcaaaaaaaaactaaaaattgttAGAATCGATCGATCTTCGGCCCAGAGGGTATGAAGATGGAACGTACCAGCGAGACTTTAGAAAACAGTTTAGAATAGTAACAAGAGATTATCGAGTAGTAACACAAAATAACAGATCAAGGATCACAGATCATAGACATGGAGGCCCAGGTCGGGTTGGATTCGAGTCAGATCTGGAGTCCGATCACTGCGACAAACGGACCTTCGAATCGACGATCTCGCCGTAAGCACTGAAGGCTTCTTCGAGAGCACGGTCGTTGATGGTCCATGCGAGACCTCCGACAAAGCACTGGTACTCGACATCTGCAGAAGCCATGTGCGGAAtgtaattaaaccctaggggcgGCAAAGGAAATAAAGGGAAAATGGAAAGGGTATTTTGGAGATAGAAGAGAATGAGAGATGAAGAGATCTAGACCTAGTTTTTATAGAGGGAAAAAGAAGAGTGAGGTTAACTATGGTTACTTATTTTCTGGTTTGTTTGggtaggttaataataataataataataataataatgatttttCATCCATATAAATTCTCATTTATCGCA encodes:
- the LOC108474522 gene encoding glycine-rich RNA-binding protein GRP2A-like, with product MASADVEYQCFVGGLAWTINDRALEEAFSAYGEIVDSKIINDRETGRSRGFGFVTFRDEKSMRDAIEGMNGRSLDGRNITVNEAQSRRSGGGGGGGGFGGKGGYNRGGGGGYGGRREGGYGGGGYGGGRRDGGGYGDGGSRYSGGGGSWA